From Candidatus Falkowbacteria bacterium, a single genomic window includes:
- a CDS encoding PAS domain S-box protein translates to MPPIKEKEKKFNFDYLQMIESADVFFVVMDKNGKVAKTNKYTSDVLGYKESELTGKDFIKICLADSEKHRQIFNDVVSGKLAMPNVYRDEVISKRGKRFIVSWSSILVKDPFGGFLFSISIGHNISDEAHEQERQEEGNQLMEAIFHGSPYGIICFDKKLVVSHWNEAAEKIFGYTKEDSVGKVTPTIPKSEISSAIEKYSSVFNEGKKLNYEAVRKRKDGSPVAIKVVAGPITDSKGKIIGAMAMVDDVTETRESEKTSTYLKIGVEKSDSSIILMDDSGKIIYVNRAFEDLYGYSQAEVIGQTTRFLKSKKQSDSEYNFRWKELKEGESIRNEIINKTKNNKDIIIANSTNPVIDATGNILGFIAIQHDVTKERESEKKLSMLTDLNQKIIDSSPMGIFILNENGVVEYVNKKMIDISGSPKDKLLGCNLLNNENYLRLGLSEKIMDAIHQGVSFETEPLKYRSLLGKKETYRIFSGTPIDSTVQDFKKILVTVRDVSELAHHNEELERFNGLMVGRELKMVELKNQVQLLKKRIADTEPKTNRESSKLSFGDGQGYEKALVELTDDMDRLIGEYGSFFSIDLPKSKLKILEKYQLRHSVRNLINRNIESKKILMQLIKKNERS, encoded by the coding sequence ATGCCGCCAATCAAGGAGAAGGAAAAAAAATTCAATTTTGATTATCTGCAGATGATTGAGTCTGCTGATGTTTTTTTTGTTGTAATGGACAAAAATGGTAAAGTTGCAAAGACAAACAAGTACACTTCGGATGTTTTGGGCTACAAAGAATCAGAGCTGACTGGCAAGGATTTTATAAAAATTTGCCTTGCCGACAGCGAAAAACATCGGCAGATTTTCAATGATGTCGTCTCGGGAAAGCTAGCGATGCCCAACGTCTACAGGGATGAAGTGATTTCCAAAAGAGGAAAAAGATTCATTGTTAGTTGGTCCAGTATTTTGGTTAAAGACCCTTTCGGTGGCTTCTTGTTTTCAATCAGTATCGGCCATAACATTTCGGACGAAGCGCATGAGCAAGAGCGCCAAGAGGAAGGAAACCAGTTGATGGAGGCAATATTCCATGGCTCACCTTACGGTATTATTTGTTTTGATAAAAAATTGGTAGTATCTCACTGGAACGAAGCAGCTGAAAAAATTTTTGGATATACAAAAGAAGATTCTGTCGGCAAGGTAACACCGACGATTCCAAAAAGTGAAATATCTTCAGCTATAGAGAAGTACTCGTCAGTATTTAACGAAGGCAAAAAACTCAATTACGAAGCTGTCCGAAAAAGAAAAGACGGCTCCCCTGTTGCCATAAAAGTTGTTGCTGGTCCGATTACTGATTCGAAAGGCAAAATCATCGGCGCCATGGCGATGGTTGATGACGTTACTGAAACAAGAGAGTCTGAAAAAACTTCAACTTATCTTAAAATTGGTGTTGAAAAATCTGACAGCTCAATCATACTCATGGACGATTCTGGTAAAATAATTTATGTAAACCGGGCTTTCGAGGATTTGTATGGTTACTCCCAGGCCGAAGTTATCGGTCAGACCACAAGATTTTTAAAATCTAAAAAACAGAGTGATTCAGAATATAATTTCAGATGGAAAGAGCTCAAGGAGGGCGAGTCCATAAGGAATGAAATAATAAATAAAACAAAAAATAACAAGGATATAATTATCGCTAATTCGACAAATCCAGTAATTGATGCGACCGGCAACATATTGGGCTTTATTGCAATACAGCATGACGTCACAAAAGAAAGGGAAAGTGAGAAAAAATTAAGCATGCTAACTGATTTAAATCAGAAAATTATTGACAGCTCGCCCATGGGGATATTTATTTTAAACGAAAATGGTGTGGTTGAGTATGTTAACAAGAAAATGATAGATATTTCCGGCAGCCCCAAGGACAAGCTGCTTGGATGTAATCTATTGAATAACGAGAACTATCTCCGTCTTGGGCTGAGTGAGAAAATCATGGATGCCATACATCAGGGGGTATCATTCGAAACAGAACCACTGAAGTATCGCTCTTTGTTAGGCAAGAAAGAAACCTATCGTATTTTTTCAGGCACTCCTATTGACTCCACAGTACAAGACTTCAAGAAGATATTAGTCACCGTCAGGGATGTTTCTGAGCTGGCTCATCATAATGAAGAACTGGAGCGATTCAATGGCTTGATGGTTGGCAGGGAACTTAAAATGGTCGAACTCAAGAATCAGGTTCAACTACTGAAGAAACGGATCGCTGACACGGAACCGAAGACAAACCGCGAATCGTCGAAGCTATCGTTCGGAGACGGTCAGGGTTACGAGAAAGCATTGGTTGAGTTGACTGATGACATGGACCGGCTGATCGGGGAATACGGCAGCTTTTTTTCGATCGACTTGCCGAAGTCCAAGCTAAAGATACTTGAAAAATACCAACTTCGCCATTCGGTCAGGAACCTGATCAATCGTAACATCGAATCGAAGAAGATTTTAATGCAATTGATAAAAAAGAATGAAAGATCATAA
- the mutM gene encoding bifunctional DNA-formamidopyrimidine glycosylase/DNA-(apurinic or apyrimidinic site) lyase translates to MPELPEVETIVRDLHGFLAGQKISGFQIKNPLAGRSNGQLNLGLPEFKSRITGQSVKKVSRRAKTLVFELDQDYLLIHLKMTGQLVYQSCRKEACDTVAGGHPIVGVGNELPNKFTRAVLDFADGSHLYFNDVRRFGWLRLVSSDEWLAYEKSLGLEPLEKGFTLDYFSKSISKKKNSTIKQAILEQKYFVGVGNIYADESLFASKIKPARKVSSLSADEVKSLWLAIPKILKSAIKHRGTSFNDYRDARGKRGNFVKMLKVYGRSGQPCTICGQTLSKARIGGRGTVWCDHCQV, encoded by the coding sequence ATGCCTGAACTCCCAGAAGTCGAAACTATAGTCAGGGATCTGCATGGATTCTTGGCTGGACAAAAAATAAGCGGATTTCAAATAAAAAACCCCCTGGCTGGCCGAAGCAATGGCCAGCTTAATTTGGGATTGCCGGAATTCAAGTCAAGGATTACGGGCCAATCGGTCAAAAAGGTCAGCCGTCGAGCCAAGACATTGGTTTTTGAGCTCGACCAGGATTATCTTTTGATCCACTTGAAGATGACCGGCCAGTTGGTTTATCAGTCTTGCCGCAAGGAAGCTTGCGATACTGTCGCTGGCGGACATCCGATAGTCGGGGTCGGGAACGAGCTGCCTAATAAATTCACGCGAGCTGTTTTGGACTTTGCTGACGGTTCGCATCTGTATTTCAATGATGTGAGGCGCTTCGGTTGGCTGCGGCTGGTATCGTCAGACGAATGGTTGGCTTATGAAAAATCACTGGGCCTCGAGCCGCTCGAAAAGGGATTTACTCTCGATTATTTTTCTAAGTCCATCAGTAAGAAAAAAAACTCAACCATCAAGCAAGCCATCCTGGAGCAGAAATATTTTGTCGGAGTCGGAAATATCTATGCGGACGAGTCGCTGTTCGCATCCAAAATCAAGCCAGCTCGCAAGGTTTCGAGCCTCTCGGCTGACGAAGTAAAATCGCTTTGGCTGGCCATTCCTAAAATTTTAAAATCAGCCATCAAGCACCGCGGAACGTCATTCAATGATTATCGCGACGCCCGAGGGAAGCGCGGCAATTTCGTCAAGATGCTCAAAGTTTATGGCCGGTCCGGGCAACCTTGCACTATTTGCGGTCAAACACTGTCCAAAGCCAGGATCGGGGGCAGGGGAACGGTCTGGTGCGATCATTGCCAGGTGTAA
- a CDS encoding 2,3-bisphosphoglycerate-independent phosphoglycerate mutase produces MLSKDQQLKKPKPVVLAVLDGWGIVQPYSGNAISQANTPTMKELISKYPAMTIRASGEAVGLPWGKDGNSEVGHLNLGMGRIMYQDLPRINKSISDNSFYQNRALIDAIKHVKDKKSKLHVMGLVSNGGVHASIEHLQALLVLAKEQGIEQVYIHAILDGRDTPYNSGLNYLKDITRTIAEYGVGKIATISGRFYPMDRDNHWDRIEKAYLAMTAGQGNKSSDPVMAVEDSYTKKIYDEEFVPTVIEQGGKAVGLVEQGDSLIFFNYRPDRARQITKAFVLPSFDKFSRPKYLTDLLYVCFTQYEKDIPVEVAFPPEEIKDTLGEIIANAGLKQLRIAETEKYAHVTYFFNGGRETKSEGETHDLVPSPPVPSYDMKPEMSAPEVTDKLLKAINEDLYDFILVNYANADMVGHTGNIRATSQACEAVDKCVKKLVDAVLAKGGVMMITADHGNAEAKFNMQTGSISKEHTANPVPFIIVGKEFEGRRIGSQDAYGGDLSLVQPQGILSDVAPTVLHILGIEKPEAMTGRSLV; encoded by the coding sequence ATGTTAAGCAAAGACCAGCAATTGAAGAAGCCGAAACCCGTCGTTTTGGCCGTCCTCGACGGGTGGGGCATCGTGCAGCCTTATAGCGGCAATGCCATCAGCCAAGCGAACACTCCGACGATGAAAGAGCTTATTTCCAAATATCCGGCCATGACCATACGCGCCTCGGGTGAAGCCGTGGGTTTGCCTTGGGGCAAAGACGGCAACAGCGAAGTCGGTCATTTGAACTTGGGAATGGGTAGGATCATGTATCAGGACCTTCCTCGTATCAACAAGTCAATCAGCGACAACAGCTTCTATCAGAATCGTGCCCTGATCGATGCCATCAAGCACGTCAAGGACAAAAAGTCCAAGCTCCATGTCATGGGCCTGGTTTCCAATGGCGGCGTCCACGCCTCGATCGAACATTTGCAGGCGTTGCTCGTCTTGGCGAAGGAGCAGGGCATCGAGCAAGTCTATATACATGCGATTCTGGACGGCCGCGACACGCCCTATAATAGCGGCTTGAATTATTTGAAAGACATCACCAGAACGATTGCCGAATACGGCGTCGGCAAAATAGCGACTATCTCCGGCCGATTCTACCCGATGGACCGCGATAATCACTGGGATCGCATTGAAAAAGCTTATTTGGCAATGACTGCCGGCCAAGGCAATAAGTCGAGCGACCCGGTCATGGCGGTGGAGGACAGCTACACCAAAAAGATATACGATGAAGAGTTCGTCCCTACAGTCATCGAGCAGGGTGGCAAAGCGGTCGGCTTGGTGGAGCAGGGGGATTCCTTGATCTTTTTCAATTATCGCCCCGATAGAGCCAGGCAGATCACTAAGGCTTTCGTCCTGCCGAGCTTCGACAAGTTCAGCCGGCCAAAATATCTGACCGACCTGCTTTATGTCTGCTTTACGCAGTATGAGAAGGACATCCCGGTGGAAGTCGCTTTCCCTCCAGAGGAAATCAAGGACACTTTGGGCGAGATTATCGCCAATGCCGGATTGAAGCAGTTACGGATCGCGGAAACTGAGAAGTACGCCCATGTGACTTATTTCTTCAATGGCGGGCGCGAAACCAAATCAGAAGGAGAGACGCACGACTTGGTGCCTTCGCCGCCGGTCCCTAGTTATGATATGAAGCCCGAGATGTCGGCTCCCGAGGTAACGGATAAGTTGCTCAAGGCTATAAATGAAGACCTGTATGATTTCATCTTGGTCAATTACGCCAATGCCGACATGGTGGGGCATACGGGCAATATCCGTGCCACTAGCCAGGCATGCGAGGCGGTTGATAAATGCGTGAAGAAGCTGGTCGACGCGGTGCTGGCCAAGGGCGGCGTGATGATGATTACGGCTGATCACGGCAACGCTGAGGCAAAATTCAATATGCAGACCGGCAGCATCTCGAAAGAGCATACGGCCAACCCGGTACCTTTCATTATAGTGGGGAAGGAATTCGAGGGGCGGCGCATCGGCAGCCAAGACGCTTATGGCGGCGATCTGAGCCTAGTCCAACCGCAGGGCATCTTGTCAGATGTCGCTCCAACCGTACTGCACATCCTGGGTATAGAGAAACCTGAGGCTATGACCGGAAGGTCTTTGGTTTAA
- a CDS encoding 2,3-bisphosphoglycerate-independent phosphoglycerate mutase: MQKIRISKPAILVILDGWGVDQANRGNAITLSKTPNLNFLLKNYPNTLLGASGRFVGLPNGQDGNSEAGHMNLGAGRIAEQDAVRISRNIANGTFFKNPAFLEAVNHAKENHGNVHLMGMLGNNMTAHSDPDHLIALIAFLKKEGVQRINLHLFTDGRDSPKYAAIKLMRQLEKSFTGVETINTVIGRFYAMDRKKVWERTEMSYNVLVEGGCDADECRWSLNPEEAITEAYNRGESDEYILPYIIGRPGKPYPRIADGDSVIFYNLRSDRARQLAKAFVQPNFNELNPGSFKRRVVFKNLCFVAMTDFGPDLDSILSAFPSPDLTDTLPMQLKERSQLYIAETEKYAHVTYFFNGGYSDPVAGESRILVPSPDVRSYDETPEMSSKGLVKEVISNLKKKKFDFTTLNFAAPDMIGHTGNLEAAIKCCEAVDGYVGNLVEAYHKIGGTVIITADHGNIERMINLQTGEIDTEHTTNPVPFILVNQEMRNKVKLRTDGVLGDVAPTILDLFGLPLPKAMPRKSLLLR, from the coding sequence ATGCAAAAAATAAGAATAAGTAAACCGGCCATACTTGTAATTCTTGACGGCTGGGGCGTCGATCAGGCCAATCGCGGCAACGCGATCACCTTGTCCAAGACGCCGAACTTGAATTTTCTTTTGAAGAATTACCCCAATACTTTGCTGGGCGCTTCTGGGCGTTTTGTCGGTTTGCCTAACGGCCAGGATGGCAATAGCGAAGCCGGTCACATGAATCTTGGAGCCGGACGCATCGCCGAACAAGACGCCGTCCGCATCAGCCGCAATATTGCCAACGGCACGTTCTTCAAGAATCCGGCTTTTCTGGAAGCAGTCAACCACGCCAAGGAAAATCATGGCAATGTCCACCTGATGGGCATGCTGGGAAATAATATGACCGCTCATAGCGACCCGGACCACCTTATAGCATTGATTGCATTTTTGAAAAAAGAAGGAGTGCAGAGGATTAATCTCCATCTTTTCACAGATGGCCGCGATTCTCCGAAATATGCCGCCATCAAGCTGATGCGGCAATTGGAGAAGTCGTTTACCGGAGTCGAGACTATCAATACGGTAATCGGTCGCTTTTATGCCATGGATCGGAAGAAAGTTTGGGAACGGACAGAAATGTCTTATAACGTGCTTGTCGAGGGAGGCTGCGATGCTGACGAGTGCCGTTGGTCGCTAAATCCCGAAGAGGCCATCACCGAGGCCTACAATCGCGGAGAAAGCGACGAATATATCCTGCCCTATATTATCGGCCGCCCCGGCAAGCCTTACCCCCGCATCGCCGATGGTGATAGCGTCATATTTTATAATCTGCGTTCTGACCGGGCACGCCAGCTGGCCAAGGCTTTTGTCCAGCCCAATTTCAACGAATTGAACCCCGGCTCCTTCAAACGCCGTGTCGTTTTCAAGAATCTCTGCTTCGTTGCCATGACGGACTTCGGCCCCGATTTGGACAGCATCTTGTCGGCTTTCCCGAGTCCGGACCTGACCGACACTTTGCCAATGCAGCTCAAGGAGCGGAGCCAGCTGTATATCGCCGAGACTGAGAAGTATGCCCATGTGACTTATTTTTTCAATGGCGGATATTCCGATCCTGTTGCAGGAGAGTCGCGCATCTTGGTGCCGTCTCCCGATGTCAGGTCTTACGACGAGACGCCGGAGATGAGCTCCAAGGGTTTGGTTAAGGAGGTGATAAGCAATCTGAAAAAGAAAAAATTCGATTTTACGACCTTGAATTTCGCCGCCCCGGACATGATCGGGCATACCGGAAATCTCGAAGCGGCGATCAAGTGTTGCGAAGCTGTGGACGGCTATGTCGGCAATCTGGTCGAGGCTTATCACAAGATTGGCGGCACGGTTATCATAACAGCCGACCATGGCAATATCGAGCGGATGATCAATCTTCAGACCGGCGAAATTGACACTGAGCACACGACTAATCCTGTGCCGTTCATCTTGGTCAATCAGGAAATGAGAAACAAGGTCAAGCTGCGCACCGATGGCGTACTGGGTGATGTCGCCCCGACCATTCTAGACCTCTTCGGGTTGCCGCTGCCTAAGGCGATGCCCCGCAAAAGCTTATTGTTAAGATAA
- the eno gene encoding phosphopyruvate hydratase, whose protein sequence is MAKIDKIHAREILDSRGNPTVEVKVYLSDGTAAKASVPSGASTGIHEAWELRDGDKQRYEGQGVLQAVKNVNEQISQKIVGMDAEDQEAIDRAMIALDGTENKSKLGANAILGVSLACARAAATSKKQELYDYLAGTFDFSKDFRLPTPSFNIFNGGKHADTNLDFQEFMILPLSTISFKEKVRMGSEIFHSLGRVLKSAGFDTDVGNEGGYAPDIVSSIQAIELIVASMIKAGYKPGKEVGLGIDVGSSQLFNPETGKYIFKLDQATFSNSTLVGLYHEWWRKFPIISIEDGLAEDDWAGWRDLTKELGSEMLLIGDDLFVTNTARLRKGIKEKVANAILIKVNQVGTLTETMECIKLAQKHKYKIMVSHRSGETSDDFIADLAVAVGAEYIKSGSLSRSERLAKYNRLMEIEDMIESQTTIKTKHAKNKNK, encoded by the coding sequence ATGGCTAAAATCGATAAAATCCACGCTCGGGAAATATTGGATTCTCGAGGAAACCCGACCGTAGAGGTCAAAGTCTACCTGTCTGACGGCACCGCAGCTAAGGCCAGCGTTCCTTCAGGCGCTTCGACCGGCATTCACGAAGCATGGGAGTTGCGCGACGGCGACAAGCAACGGTATGAGGGCCAGGGCGTACTGCAGGCCGTCAAGAATGTAAATGAGCAGATCAGTCAGAAAATCGTCGGCATGGATGCTGAAGACCAGGAGGCTATCGATCGGGCCATGATCGCCCTCGACGGCACGGAAAACAAATCCAAGCTGGGCGCTAACGCCATTTTGGGCGTCTCTCTGGCTTGCGCCAGGGCTGCCGCCACGTCCAAGAAACAAGAGCTTTACGATTACTTGGCAGGGACTTTCGATTTTTCCAAAGACTTCCGTCTTCCGACGCCATCATTCAACATCTTCAACGGAGGCAAGCATGCCGACACTAATCTTGATTTCCAAGAATTCATGATTCTGCCGCTCTCAACCATCAGCTTCAAGGAAAAGGTCCGCATGGGATCGGAAATTTTCCACAGTTTGGGACGGGTCTTGAAATCCGCCGGCTTCGACACCGATGTCGGCAATGAGGGCGGGTATGCTCCAGATATAGTTTCCAGCATCCAAGCCATAGAATTGATCGTGGCCTCAATGATCAAGGCCGGTTATAAGCCGGGCAAAGAGGTCGGACTGGGCATCGATGTCGGTTCGTCGCAACTGTTCAATCCCGAGACCGGAAAATATATCTTCAAGCTGGATCAAGCCACTTTTTCCAATAGCACCCTGGTCGGGCTCTATCACGAGTGGTGGCGTAAATTCCCGATCATCTCTATCGAGGACGGCTTGGCAGAAGACGATTGGGCTGGCTGGCGCGATCTGACCAAAGAGTTAGGCAGCGAGATGCTCTTGATCGGCGACGACCTTTTCGTGACCAATACGGCCCGTCTGCGCAAGGGCATCAAGGAGAAGGTTGCCAATGCTATCCTGATCAAGGTTAATCAGGTCGGCACTTTGACCGAAACCATGGAGTGCATCAAGTTGGCCCAGAAACACAAATACAAGATCATGGTTTCCCACCGTTCCGGAGAAACTTCGGACGATTTCATTGCCGACTTGGCGGTAGCTGTCGGCGCTGAATATATCAAGTCCGGTTCGCTTTCAAGGAGCGAGCGCTTAGCTAAGTATAATCGTTTGATGGAAATCGAAGATATGATCGAATCGCAAACGACAATCAAGACCAAACATGCAAAAAATAAGAATAAGTAA
- a CDS encoding prepilin-type N-terminal cleavage/methylation domain-containing protein has protein sequence MFGLKNQKSGFTLIEVLVVIAIIGILSTLGNAAYSYARNKAKIVKAGADAEQIEKAITVMANDTLLWPGGQAVDKVNLTVGVEICVYLADNCAYGLAAPEAGLVASDGTFLGWNGPYMTSIPKDPWGNQYFFDTHYQVQADGSPCDGESTCSPAVVVGSYGPNGTGNKLYNKDDVIRIMTK, from the coding sequence ATGTTCGGTTTAAAAAACCAAAAATCAGGCTTCACGTTGATCGAGGTTCTGGTCGTGATCGCCATTATCGGCATCCTGTCGACTCTTGGCAATGCCGCTTATAGCTATGCCAGGAACAAAGCCAAGATCGTGAAAGCCGGGGCTGACGCCGAACAGATAGAGAAAGCTATCACCGTAATGGCCAATGACACCTTGCTCTGGCCGGGCGGGCAGGCCGTGGATAAGGTTAATCTGACAGTGGGGGTTGAAATATGCGTCTATCTAGCCGACAACTGTGCTTATGGCTTGGCTGCGCCAGAAGCTGGCCTGGTCGCCTCCGACGGCACCTTCCTTGGTTGGAACGGTCCCTACATGACCAGTATTCCCAAAGACCCTTGGGGCAATCAGTATTTTTTCGATACCCATTACCAAGTGCAAGCGGACGGCTCTCCGTGCGACGGCGAGAGCACTTGTTCTCCGGCAGTCGTTGTCGGATCGTACGGGCCGAACGGCACGGGAAACAAGCTTTATAATAAGGACGATGTAATAAGGATCATGACTAAATAA
- a CDS encoding phosphoglycerate kinase: MPIRSMRQLKDVAGKVVFLRVDFNVPLANGKVKEDYKIIAGLATIRFLLRYDAKVVIATHLGDPGGKRSKKYTTEPVAKRLEKLLGRKVVFVKDCVGPKVEKAVSEIKPGQVIFLENLRFYPGEEKDDKQFARQLARPADLYINNAFAVSHRAHASVSAIKSHLPSYAGLLLEQEVNSIERALKPKKPLVVVIGGAKIGTKLPIISNFIKNASQILVGGAVANDFLQSLGYEVGKSKVSGDPKLAKQAVAMYKKAGNKKIILPLDLVVSKKKDGKGALAVRSVSTVGKDEYIYDIGPKTISFYSRYLKQANTIAWNGPMGWFEQDSFKHGTVALARVMAARSSGRAFGVVGGGETVEALKMAGMFDQVDWVSTGGGAMLDFLAGEPMPGLKGIIK, translated from the coding sequence ATGCCGATTCGTTCAATGCGTCAGCTAAAAGATGTAGCTGGCAAAGTTGTTTTTTTACGCGTCGATTTCAATGTCCCTTTGGCTAATGGCAAAGTAAAAGAAGATTACAAGATCATAGCCGGTTTGGCCACTATCAGATTCTTGCTCAGATACGACGCCAAAGTAGTCATCGCAACCCATTTGGGCGATCCGGGGGGTAAGAGGAGCAAAAAATACACGACCGAGCCGGTGGCCAAGAGACTAGAGAAGCTTTTGGGGCGCAAAGTCGTCTTTGTTAAGGATTGCGTCGGTCCCAAGGTGGAAAAAGCGGTAAGCGAGATAAAGCCAGGGCAAGTGATTTTTTTGGAGAATCTCCGCTTTTATCCCGGCGAGGAAAAGGATGACAAGCAATTCGCCCGGCAGCTTGCTCGCCCGGCGGACTTGTATATCAATAATGCTTTCGCCGTTTCGCATCGGGCCCACGCCTCGGTCAGCGCCATCAAGTCACACCTGCCTTCTTACGCCGGGCTGCTGCTTGAGCAGGAAGTGAACAGTATTGAGCGGGCACTGAAGCCGAAAAAGCCATTGGTCGTCGTCATCGGCGGGGCCAAAATCGGAACCAAGCTGCCGATCATCAGTAATTTCATCAAGAACGCCTCGCAGATCCTTGTCGGCGGCGCAGTGGCGAACGATTTCTTACAGAGTCTAGGCTACGAGGTGGGAAAGTCAAAGGTTTCGGGCGACCCCAAACTGGCCAAGCAAGCAGTCGCCATGTATAAGAAAGCTGGCAATAAGAAAATCATCCTGCCGCTCGACTTGGTAGTCTCAAAGAAGAAGGATGGCAAAGGCGCTCTGGCGGTCAGAAGCGTCAGTACGGTGGGCAAGGATGAGTATATTTACGACATCGGACCCAAGACTATAAGTTTTTATAGCCGGTACTTGAAACAGGCTAACACGATTGCCTGGAATGGCCCGATGGGCTGGTTCGAACAGGATAGTTTCAAGCATGGCACGGTCGCGCTTGCCAGGGTCATGGCCGCCAGGTCAAGCGGTAGGGCATTCGGGGTGGTAGGCGGAGGAGAGACGGTTGAAGCCTTGAAGATGGCCGGGATGTTCGATCAGGTTGATTGGGTTTCGACCGGTGGCGGGGCGATGTTGGATTTCTTAGCCGGTGAGCCGATGCCGGGGTTAAAGGGCATAATCAAATAA
- a CDS encoding serine protease, with protein sequence MEGTNSNSKSWLIAVLVLATLLGLGGGVVGQLVSQSYIMESYFGIPGVSEINFPKDSRSSLVISGPKKVVVEQNDKVYETAQSVKTSLAGIYPKKTPNAQAGVMDGYYQPKELAGQALVISSDGWLVTDFRPEGEEWGKYVIAASNKELFQSDKQIFDSVSGLTFVHVPAKNLSVRSFADPSNLQSGQIVLSVNWLGVNQVNMVADVRKSAEAVSLTDKFSEEISLVDSTIKEAASPIVFNLAGEIVGFVNGQGRIMPAAQFRSVISSVLLKGKVERPSLGLAYVNLSKLVPEKPKNAGQQPSQGAIVVKSQGETERKIGLKEGDIITQVGAIMISDSMPLNEALQTFKVGDKINLVFWRDGKQDEIAVKANLLK encoded by the coding sequence ATGGAAGGCACAAATTCAAACTCCAAATCCTGGCTGATCGCAGTCCTTGTTTTAGCTACTTTGTTGGGCTTGGGCGGCGGTGTCGTAGGACAGCTGGTTTCCCAGTCATATATAATGGAGTCTTACTTCGGCATCCCGGGAGTCAGCGAGATAAATTTTCCCAAGGATTCGCGCTCCAGCCTTGTGATCAGCGGGCCGAAAAAAGTAGTAGTCGAACAGAATGACAAGGTTTACGAAACGGCCCAGTCTGTAAAAACCAGTTTGGCTGGAATTTATCCCAAGAAGACGCCAAACGCACAAGCCGGTGTTATGGACGGCTATTACCAGCCCAAAGAATTGGCGGGACAAGCCCTTGTGATCAGCAGCGATGGCTGGCTGGTTACCGATTTTCGGCCAGAAGGGGAGGAGTGGGGCAAATACGTCATTGCTGCTAGCAACAAGGAGCTATTCCAATCAGATAAGCAGATTTTCGATAGCGTATCCGGCCTGACGTTTGTCCATGTTCCGGCTAAAAACCTGTCGGTGAGAAGCTTCGCCGACCCTTCTAATCTGCAGAGCGGACAAATAGTCTTGTCAGTCAACTGGCTTGGCGTCAACCAGGTCAACATGGTTGCTGATGTCCGCAAATCAGCAGAAGCAGTCAGCCTGACTGATAAATTTTCAGAAGAAATCAGCTTGGTTGATAGCACTATCAAGGAGGCAGCCAGTCCGATAGTGTTCAATCTGGCCGGAGAAATCGTCGGTTTCGTCAATGGCCAGGGCAGAATCATGCCGGCGGCACAGTTCAGGAGCGTCATATCGAGCGTCCTGCTAAAGGGGAAGGTTGAAAGGCCATCGCTCGGTTTGGCATATGTGAATTTGAGTAAACTGGTACCTGAAAAACCGAAGAATGCCGGACAACAGCCTAGCCAAGGCGCTATCGTAGTGAAAAGCCAAGGAGAGACAGAGCGTAAGATCGGACTGAAAGAAGGGGACATCATTACACAGGTCGGAGCGATCATGATTTCTGATTCGATGCCCTTGAATGAAGCCTTGCAGACTTTCAAAGTCGGGGATAAGATCAATCTGGTATTTTGGCGGGATGGCAAGCAGGACGAGATAGCGGTAAAAGCCAACCTTTTGAAGTAA